Proteins encoded in a region of the Deefgea piscis genome:
- a CDS encoding HD domain-containing phosphohydrolase — MEIQGLQNPQVIDWNAFVDFRDGLIDSAPQIESLLAELKKTPDDLSRITQLFRLFHNIKGDAGLCRLPFVIPLIHGVETILSRMRSNELAFSDLLAEVILLTLDRLEQTIELLGDHESAAALALPTLALGLEGLSQQGADSIDASAIRLIETVTGFRPGLSKLPQRDASNAARNNAERHEDLNFFHQLALQLETRSPLFTGRTARNLELALETNRAAGCRVNPIQLEAAIYLHDIGMMFLPENYWLKIESLDESARQKINLHPAWGAGLTARMVGWQDAAQMIIQHHEKPNGSGYPNQLMHSEICDGAKILAIVDAFDAILLRHSHRGQQRSILRAIAEINASDRQFSAEWIAPFNQVIRQMLENK; from the coding sequence ATGGAAATCCAAGGGCTACAAAATCCACAAGTTATCGATTGGAATGCATTTGTCGATTTTCGTGATGGGCTAATCGACTCTGCACCGCAAATCGAAAGCTTACTCGCCGAACTCAAGAAAACCCCGGACGACCTAAGTCGTATTACGCAGTTATTTCGTTTATTTCATAATATCAAAGGCGATGCAGGACTCTGTCGTCTGCCGTTTGTTATTCCCTTGATTCATGGCGTTGAAACCATTTTGTCGCGGATGCGCAGCAATGAATTGGCCTTTAGCGATTTACTGGCCGAGGTCATCTTACTGACCCTAGATCGACTAGAACAAACCATTGAACTACTTGGAGACCATGAATCTGCTGCGGCATTAGCGCTACCAACATTAGCGCTAGGCCTAGAGGGTTTATCTCAGCAAGGCGCAGACAGCATTGATGCTAGCGCTATACGTCTGATTGAAACCGTTACGGGCTTTCGACCGGGATTAAGCAAGCTGCCACAAAGAGACGCCAGCAATGCCGCACGGAATAATGCAGAACGCCACGAAGACCTAAATTTCTTTCATCAACTCGCGCTGCAATTAGAAACGCGCTCACCTTTGTTTACCGGGCGTACTGCAAGAAATCTTGAGTTGGCGCTTGAAACCAACCGTGCGGCAGGATGCCGAGTTAACCCCATACAATTAGAGGCCGCCATTTATTTACACGACATTGGCATGATGTTTTTGCCAGAAAACTACTGGTTAAAAATTGAATCACTTGACGAGTCTGCACGCCAAAAAATCAATTTACATCCAGCGTGGGGAGCTGGGCTAACCGCCAGAATGGTCGGCTGGCAAGACGCTGCGCAAATGATTATTCAACACCATGAAAAACCCAATGGCAGCGGCTACCCCAACCAACTGATGCACTCTGAAATATGTGACGGCGCTAAAATTCTAGCCATTGTTGATGCGTTTGATGCCATTTTGTTGCGCCACAGCCATCGCGGCCAACAACGCTCAATCTTGCGAGCGATCGCTGAAATCAACGCTTCTGATCGACAATTTTCTGCCGAATGGATTGCGCCTTTTAATCAGGTCATACGCCAAATGCTGGAAAACAAATAA
- a CDS encoding YceH family protein: MAEVNELNQLEIRILGALIEKQHTVPDSYPLTLNALLAACNQKSSRDPVIEATEAELLVALDQLREHGWVAEVSGGRVLRYEQALAKVLRIPSQSVALLAVLMLRGPQTAGELRLNCERLHRFADISAVEGFLEELASRPSAALVLQMPKQAGARECRWCHLLAGAPSLVQADVPQLDLVARVANLELELEKLKAMLVDMQENQGARA; the protein is encoded by the coding sequence ATGGCTGAAGTCAATGAATTAAATCAGTTAGAAATACGGATACTGGGCGCTTTAATTGAAAAACAACATACAGTACCGGATTCATATCCTTTAACTTTGAATGCCTTGCTCGCGGCATGTAATCAAAAATCGAGTCGTGATCCGGTGATTGAAGCGACAGAAGCTGAGCTGCTTGTGGCGCTTGATCAGTTGCGCGAGCATGGTTGGGTTGCAGAGGTGAGTGGGGGGCGTGTGCTGCGCTATGAGCAGGCCTTGGCTAAGGTATTGCGTATTCCGAGTCAATCGGTCGCGCTATTGGCTGTGCTTATGCTACGCGGGCCGCAAACCGCGGGTGAATTGCGTCTTAATTGTGAGCGCTTGCATCGGTTTGCTGATATTTCTGCGGTTGAAGGCTTTTTAGAAGAGTTAGCTTCGCGGCCATCTGCTGCATTGGTGTTGCAAATGCCAAAACAAGCAGGGGCGAGGGAGTGTCGTTGGTGTCATTTATTGGCAGGGGCGCCGTCTTTGGTACAGGCGGATGTGCCGCAATTAGATCTTGTGGCACGAGTGGCTAATTTGGAGCTAGAGCTTGAGAAATTAAAGGCAATGCTAGTAGATATGCAGGAAAATCAAGGTGCGCGCGCCTAA
- a CDS encoding cold-shock protein produces the protein MAQGTVKWFNDSKGFGFITPDEGGEDLFAHFSQINSKGFKTLAEGQKVSFDVTTGPKGKQASNIQPV, from the coding sequence ATGGCTCAAGGTACAGTTAAGTGGTTCAACGATTCTAAAGGCTTCGGTTTCATCACTCCTGATGAAGGCGGCGAAGATTTGTTTGCTCACTTCTCACAAATCAACTCTAAAGGTTTCAAAACTTTAGCTGAAGGCCAAAAAGTTTCGTTTGACGTTACTACTGGTCCTAAAGGCAAGCAAGCATCTAACATTCAACCAGTTTAA
- a CDS encoding lysophospholipid acyltransferase family protein codes for MQRTIFDTPIIRDVMPRLSKWLLKRLGWRLKGDFPALDKYVLIAAPHTSNWDFPIGLALCFIARQKVYWMGKHTLFVGPLGPLARWLGGISVDRRKSNSLVEQIADVYQRSERLIIAIPPEGTRQKVNRWKTGFYYIALKANVPIVLGYIDFKEKTGGCGMVFYPTGDIDADMQVIQHFYQGISGKNPQYQ; via the coding sequence ATGCAACGCACCATTTTTGATACGCCCATCATTCGTGATGTTATGCCAAGGCTATCAAAATGGTTGCTCAAACGATTAGGGTGGCGCCTAAAAGGTGACTTTCCTGCGCTGGATAAATACGTACTGATCGCGGCACCTCATACCAGCAACTGGGATTTCCCCATCGGGCTGGCGTTGTGCTTTATTGCACGGCAAAAAGTCTACTGGATGGGCAAACATACTTTGTTTGTCGGTCCACTCGGGCCTTTAGCGCGTTGGTTAGGTGGTATTTCTGTAGATCGACGCAAGTCCAATTCTTTAGTTGAACAAATTGCCGATGTTTACCAACGCAGTGAACGCCTTATTATTGCGATTCCGCCGGAAGGAACACGGCAAAAGGTCAATCGCTGGAAAACCGGATTTTACTATATTGCACTGAAGGCCAACGTACCCATCGTACTGGGGTATATTGACTTCAAAGAAAAAACCGGTGGGTGTGGCATGGTTTTTTATCCAACAGGTGATATTGACGCCGATATGCAGGTGATTCAGCATTTTTATCAAGGCATCAGTGGAAAAAACCCGCAATACCAATAA
- a CDS encoding phosphoglycerate kinase, giving the protein MAKLFIEDLDLAGKRVLIRVDFNVPVKNGVVESDKRIRAALPTIRYALAQGASVILMSHLGRPNGQKVEKYSLAPVAARLTELLGSPVQFLNDCVGAEVEAACAAVQPGQVILLENVRFHIEEEGKAKDADGNSVKADPAQVAAFRASLTKLGDVFVNDAFGTAHRAHSSMVGVDLPRAAGYLLKKELDFLGEAVNKPVRPLVAIIGGSKISGKIDVIQALLPKVDKLIIGGGMAFTFLKAQGYEIGKSLCENDKVDLARDLIAQAGDKLVLPSDTMVTRALNFDARTLDGLVEVASTAIPADQEGVDIGSASCAQYAEIIKSAKTVLWNGPMGVFEIDASAVGTFAIAHALVEATANGAITIVGGGDSVAAVEKAGLEDQVSHVSTGGGASLEFLEGKALPGVDALTDK; this is encoded by the coding sequence ATGGCTAAGTTATTTATTGAAGACCTCGATCTTGCAGGCAAACGTGTTCTGATCCGTGTTGACTTTAACGTGCCAGTTAAAAATGGTGTGGTTGAAAGTGACAAACGCATTCGTGCCGCATTGCCAACGATTCGTTATGCCTTAGCGCAAGGTGCTTCAGTGATTTTGATGTCGCATTTGGGTCGCCCAAATGGACAGAAAGTAGAAAAATACAGCTTGGCACCCGTTGCTGCGCGTTTAACTGAATTGCTCGGTAGCCCAGTACAATTTTTGAACGATTGTGTCGGCGCAGAAGTGGAAGCAGCTTGTGCTGCGGTTCAGCCAGGTCAAGTGATCTTGCTGGAAAATGTACGTTTCCATATCGAAGAAGAAGGCAAGGCTAAAGACGCTGATGGCAATTCAGTTAAGGCTGATCCTGCGCAAGTGGCAGCATTTCGCGCTAGCTTGACTAAATTGGGCGATGTGTTTGTGAATGACGCATTTGGTACCGCTCACCGCGCGCACTCTTCAATGGTGGGTGTTGATCTGCCACGTGCTGCAGGCTACTTGCTGAAAAAAGAACTCGATTTCTTGGGTGAAGCGGTCAACAAGCCAGTTCGTCCTTTGGTGGCGATTATTGGTGGTTCGAAAATCTCCGGCAAAATCGACGTGATTCAAGCCTTGTTGCCAAAAGTAGATAAATTGATCATTGGCGGCGGTATGGCGTTTACCTTCTTGAAAGCGCAAGGCTACGAGATTGGTAAATCATTGTGTGAGAACGACAAAGTTGATTTGGCGCGTGATTTAATCGCCCAAGCAGGTGATAAGTTGGTATTGCCAAGCGACACCATGGTGACACGCGCGTTAAATTTTGATGCACGTACTTTAGATGGTTTGGTTGAAGTGGCATCGACTGCGATTCCTGCTGATCAAGAAGGCGTGGATATCGGTTCGGCTTCTTGCGCACAATATGCTGAAATTATTAAATCAGCTAAAACGGTATTGTGGAATGGCCCGATGGGTGTGTTTGAGATCGATGCTTCGGCTGTCGGTACATTCGCGATTGCACATGCTTTAGTTGAAGCAACAGCCAATGGCGCAATTACCATTGTCGGCGGTGGTGATTCAGTGGCTGCGGTTGAAAAAGCCGGTCTTGAAGATCAAGTTAGCCATGTTTCAACTGGTGGTGGCGCATCACTTGAATTCTTGGAAGGCAAGGCGCTACCAGGCGTTGATGCTTTAACCGATAAATAA
- a CDS encoding NADPH-dependent FMN reductase translates to MPTTKVLALSGSLRAKSSNKGLLRYAQANAPQGMQIEIADLTDIPFYNADITEQPAAVKTLLAQFATADAFLFAGPEYNYSISPALKNAIDWASRAPDNALLGGKAAAVMGSGGGMGTSRAQYHLRQVFVFTDIHPINKPEVFANAFAGQFDADGNLTDERIQDGVKQLLAALATWSLQLRK, encoded by the coding sequence ATGCCAACAACCAAAGTACTCGCCCTTAGTGGTAGCTTACGCGCCAAATCGAGCAATAAAGGCTTACTCCGCTACGCACAGGCCAATGCGCCACAAGGCATGCAAATTGAAATCGCCGATTTAACTGACATCCCTTTTTATAATGCCGACATCACCGAGCAACCTGCTGCGGTTAAAACACTACTCGCGCAATTTGCCACGGCAGATGCTTTTTTGTTTGCCGGCCCTGAATACAATTATTCAATTTCTCCGGCACTAAAAAACGCCATCGACTGGGCTTCACGCGCGCCAGACAACGCACTACTTGGTGGCAAAGCAGCCGCCGTCATGGGCTCTGGTGGCGGCATGGGTACTTCACGTGCCCAATATCATTTACGCCAAGTCTTTGTCTTTACCGACATCCACCCCATTAACAAACCCGAAGTGTTTGCCAACGCGTTTGCTGGGCAATTTGACGCCGATGGCAATTTAACCGACGAACGAATTCAAGATGGCGTAAAACAGTTATTAGCCGCACTCGCAACTTGGTCGCTACAACTACGAAAATAG
- a CDS encoding response regulator: MSSFYVPSDLRALVIEPSAVQGKVMEARLLELGIVNVRWVETASAALELLQPMTTHSPNLILSALYLSDMTGVQLLTHLRDRAETQDLAFILISSEMRPQVLEPVRQLGACAILPKPFSNEHLNNALMMTLDYLTIDHSLEEHEIELEYIRVLLVDDSRAARNYMRKVLENLGIRNITEAENGREGKILLEDSAFDLLITDFNMPEMDGQALIEYVRTQSWQSQLPILMVSSETDYGRLAAVEQAGVSGICDKPFEPAMVKSLLERVLAPRAELL; encoded by the coding sequence ATGAGTTCTTTCTATGTACCTAGTGATTTGCGTGCTTTAGTCATTGAGCCGTCGGCGGTTCAAGGTAAGGTCATGGAGGCGCGCTTACTCGAGTTGGGCATCGTCAATGTGCGTTGGGTTGAAACCGCCAGCGCAGCCCTTGAATTGCTACAGCCGATGACGACACATTCACCTAATTTGATTTTAAGTGCTTTGTATTTGTCGGATATGACCGGTGTTCAATTGCTGACGCATTTGCGAGATCGGGCTGAAACGCAAGATCTTGCGTTTATTTTGATTTCAAGTGAAATGCGGCCTCAGGTGCTCGAGCCGGTGCGACAGCTGGGCGCTTGTGCAATATTGCCTAAGCCATTTAGTAATGAGCATTTAAATAACGCGTTAATGATGACATTGGATTATTTAACGATTGATCATTCGCTTGAAGAGCATGAAATTGAGTTGGAATATATTCGCGTGTTATTGGTGGATGATTCACGCGCGGCGCGAAATTACATGCGAAAAGTATTAGAAAATCTGGGTATTCGTAATATTACTGAAGCAGAGAACGGCAGGGAGGGCAAAATCTTACTAGAAGACAGTGCTTTTGATTTGTTAATCACTGATTTCAATATGCCCGAAATGGATGGTCAGGCATTAATTGAGTATGTGCGTACTCAGAGTTGGCAAAGCCAATTGCCGATTTTAATGGTCTCTTCTGAAACCGATTATGGCCGTTTAGCCGCGGTTGAACAGGCTGGCGTGTCGGGGATTTGTGATAAGCCTTTTGAGCCGGCGATGGTGAAATCATTGTTGGAGCGGGTATTGGCCCCGCGTGCTGAATTACTTTAG
- a CDS encoding NAD(P)/FAD-dependent oxidoreductase, protein MSTKLHRIVVVGGGAGGLELATKLGRTLGSAKRAKVVLVDGSATHIWKPLLHEVATGALNTGEDEVNYFGHAWRNHYQFEFGWMAGVDRERKVIQVAAVLDQDGKEIAAPREIAYDTLVLALGAIANDFATPGAKEHCMFLNNPVEAEQLRKKILDLSFAVGISGNSVRKLNIGIVGGGPTGVELAAEIDHTIREMHIYGAELSPAQLEITIIEGMNRILAGAPESLSEYATESLAERGILVANNSRVVEVTEQGFVLADGRKIDSDIRVWVAGVKGADWLTTLGLKTNRLNQIEVTATLQTLTDKHIYAIGDCASCSPNDDGVILPATAQVAHQQAEWLAEAIWQQLTGREVLPFVFKPQGMMVSLGKHTAVGSLASIVGPKRNYYVEGRGAKLIYASLYRMHQAAVHGWVLTGLLWVGDKLRRVARPSLKLH, encoded by the coding sequence ATGAGCACAAAGTTGCATCGTATCGTCGTTGTTGGCGGCGGAGCCGGTGGTTTAGAGTTAGCCACTAAATTAGGACGCACTTTGGGCTCGGCCAAACGCGCTAAAGTGGTGTTGGTTGATGGCTCAGCAACGCATATCTGGAAACCGTTATTGCACGAAGTGGCGACTGGTGCACTCAATACCGGTGAAGACGAAGTCAATTATTTTGGTCATGCATGGCGTAATCATTATCAATTTGAATTTGGCTGGATGGCCGGTGTTGATCGTGAGCGTAAAGTGATTCAAGTGGCCGCTGTCTTGGATCAAGATGGAAAAGAAATCGCCGCGCCGCGTGAAATTGCCTACGACACTTTGGTGTTGGCGCTTGGGGCGATTGCCAATGATTTTGCCACGCCGGGCGCGAAAGAACACTGCATGTTTTTGAATAACCCCGTTGAAGCCGAACAACTGCGTAAAAAAATCCTCGATCTCTCTTTTGCTGTCGGGATTTCAGGAAATTCAGTACGTAAACTCAATATCGGGATTGTGGGTGGCGGGCCGACAGGTGTTGAGTTGGCGGCGGAAATCGATCATACCATCCGTGAAATGCATATTTACGGCGCAGAATTGAGCCCAGCACAGCTAGAAATCACCATTATCGAAGGCATGAATCGGATTTTGGCGGGTGCGCCGGAGTCTCTTTCAGAATACGCGACCGAATCTTTGGCGGAACGCGGCATTTTAGTGGCCAATAATAGCCGCGTGGTCGAAGTGACCGAGCAAGGTTTTGTCTTGGCTGATGGCCGCAAAATTGACAGCGATATTCGAGTTTGGGTTGCTGGCGTGAAAGGCGCAGACTGGTTGACGACTTTGGGATTAAAAACCAATCGTTTAAATCAAATTGAAGTGACTGCGACTTTGCAAACACTAACGGATAAGCACATCTACGCCATTGGGGATTGCGCGTCATGCTCGCCTAATGATGATGGTGTGATTTTGCCGGCGACGGCGCAGGTAGCGCATCAGCAGGCAGAATGGTTGGCTGAGGCGATTTGGCAGCAGTTGACGGGGCGTGAGGTATTGCCGTTTGTATTTAAACCGCAAGGCATGATGGTGTCTTTGGGTAAACATACGGCAGTGGGCAGTTTGGCGTCGATTGTTGGGCCGAAGCGCAATTATTATGTGGAAGGCCGTGGCGCAAAATTGATTTACGCTTCGCTGTACCGGATGCACCAAGCGGCGGTGCATGGCTGGGTGTTGACCGGTTTATTGTGGGTCGGGGATAAGTTGCGCCGAGTTGCACGCCCGTCATTAAAACTGCATTAA
- a CDS encoding carbohydrate-binding protein, with the protein MSFRTKALLSLLLLVATSAWAASPWREGRHYHQGEIVRYQGQTYEARQGHKAERGANWNPEAAASLWAPLERRNNSRFGWQEGKYYSKGQIVNYQGRSYRVRQGHQSERGANWNPAAAPSLWEALDGNVNWR; encoded by the coding sequence ATGTCTTTCAGAACCAAAGCCCTACTCTCCTTATTGTTGCTGGTAGCGACTTCAGCTTGGGCAGCTAGCCCATGGCGCGAAGGTCGCCATTACCACCAAGGTGAGATTGTTCGCTATCAAGGCCAAACCTATGAAGCGCGCCAAGGCCATAAAGCTGAGCGCGGCGCCAATTGGAATCCGGAAGCCGCGGCCTCACTGTGGGCGCCGCTTGAACGACGTAACAACAGTCGTTTTGGCTGGCAAGAAGGCAAGTACTACAGCAAAGGCCAGATCGTTAATTATCAAGGTCGCAGCTATCGTGTTCGCCAAGGCCACCAATCAGAGCGCGGTGCAAACTGGAACCCAGCTGCCGCCCCGTCGCTGTGGGAAGCATTAGATGGCAATGTGAATTGGCGCTAA
- a CDS encoding acetate uptake transporter — protein MTAPTLFAEKDLTANPAPLGLMGFGMTTVLLNLHNLGLFGNSAMILAMGIFYGGLAQLIAGVLEWKKGNTFGTTAFTSYGCFWLSLVGLLVLPEMGLAEAATSSAMGAYLLMWGIFTAFLFIGTLKMDKASQFIFGSLTLLFALLAISDFSESATIKQIAGFVGLLCGASAIYTAMAQVLNEVYGKTIFCLGGKSH, from the coding sequence ATGACGGCCCCAACACTATTTGCCGAGAAAGACCTTACTGCCAACCCTGCGCCATTGGGCCTTATGGGTTTTGGCATGACGACTGTGCTACTGAACCTGCACAATCTGGGCTTGTTTGGCAATAGCGCCATGATTTTAGCCATGGGCATTTTTTATGGCGGCCTAGCGCAATTGATCGCCGGCGTCTTGGAATGGAAAAAAGGCAATACTTTCGGCACCACCGCATTTACTTCATACGGCTGCTTCTGGCTGTCTTTAGTTGGTTTGTTGGTACTGCCTGAAATGGGCCTAGCCGAAGCGGCGACCAGCTCTGCCATGGGTGCTTATTTATTAATGTGGGGTATTTTCACTGCATTCTTGTTTATCGGCACGCTCAAAATGGACAAAGCGTCTCAATTCATTTTTGGCTCTCTAACCCTTTTATTTGCTTTACTCGCAATCAGCGATTTCAGCGAATCAGCAACGATTAAACAAATCGCCGGTTTTGTTGGTTTACTGTGCGGCGCATCGGCTATTTACACAGCCATGGCACAAGTACTCAACGAAGTGTACGGCAAAACGATTTTCTGCCTTGGCGGCAAAAGCCACTAA
- the rarD gene encoding EamA family transporter RarD, with protein sequence MQLGIIYTLLAFLIWGLFPLYFKALHGIAPEEIVLHRFIWSLVFLSAVLLIKQRWAWLKPALKQPKLIGVFVLSAVLLASNWYTYIWAVNTGRVVDASLGYFINPLINVLLGVIFLHERLRPAQWLAIAIAATGVAWLTWQAGHLPWIALILACTFALYGLLRKTAQLGALEGLSLETLVLFPIALAAMLYLLSTGQSDFVHAPISTQALVLLAGPITAIPLLLFAAGARKIPLSLVGILQYTGPTLQLLIGVFVFHEAFGAARAIGFGLIWLALAVYAMDGWRSYRANSK encoded by the coding sequence ATGCAACTCGGCATTATTTACACCCTGCTGGCCTTTTTGATTTGGGGTTTATTTCCGCTTTATTTTAAAGCGCTGCATGGCATCGCTCCAGAAGAGATCGTATTGCACCGCTTTATTTGGTCGCTGGTCTTTTTAAGCGCAGTACTGCTCATCAAGCAACGCTGGGCATGGCTCAAGCCAGCACTCAAACAACCCAAACTCATTGGCGTTTTTGTCTTAAGCGCCGTCTTACTCGCTAGCAACTGGTATACCTATATCTGGGCCGTCAATACTGGGCGCGTGGTTGATGCCAGCCTAGGGTATTTTATTAATCCTTTGATTAATGTGTTGCTTGGTGTGATTTTTTTGCACGAACGACTGCGCCCTGCCCAATGGCTGGCCATTGCCATTGCCGCTACAGGCGTCGCTTGGCTTACGTGGCAAGCCGGTCATTTGCCGTGGATTGCGCTGATCTTAGCGTGCACCTTCGCCCTATATGGTTTACTGCGCAAAACAGCCCAACTTGGCGCACTTGAGGGCTTGTCGCTAGAAACCTTGGTGTTATTTCCCATCGCGCTGGCCGCCATGCTGTATTTACTCTCTACCGGGCAAAGTGATTTCGTTCATGCCCCCATCTCGACACAAGCGCTGGTGTTGTTGGCCGGCCCGATTACCGCCATTCCACTACTCTTGTTTGCCGCAGGCGCCAGAAAGATCCCACTGTCTTTGGTCGGGATTTTGCAATACACCGGTCCAACGCTACAGCTCTTAATCGGCGTGTTTGTTTTTCATGAAGCGTTTGGCGCGGCTCGAGCAATCGGCTTTGGCTTAATTTGGCTGGCCTTAGCGGTGTATGCCATGGATGGCTGGCGCAGTTATCGCGCAAATAGTAAATAA
- a CDS encoding SRPBCC family protein: MQFEHLIQINDLTQMLTPLLTRQQLWQGLVYRAESPMAFMDHVDEVTLLERGPDWVQRKMVMGKLTVTDKIQYERETRVHYHTEASAEHGGGQMIMKIEEPSPEALFVRFTYITPHPDSPDPETAHYLEFLKSAWRETDIDTVRKIRELAASGQLG, translated from the coding sequence ATGCAATTTGAACATCTCATCCAAATTAATGACCTAACACAAATGCTCACGCCACTACTCACTCGGCAACAACTGTGGCAAGGGCTGGTCTATCGTGCGGAATCGCCAATGGCGTTTATGGATCACGTCGATGAAGTCACTCTGCTTGAGCGCGGCCCAGACTGGGTGCAACGTAAAATGGTGATGGGCAAACTCACTGTGACCGATAAAATTCAATACGAGCGAGAAACTCGGGTGCATTATCACACCGAAGCCAGCGCTGAGCATGGTGGCGGACAGATGATCATGAAAATTGAAGAGCCTAGCCCAGAAGCGCTATTTGTTCGCTTTACCTATATCACGCCACACCCAGATTCTCCCGATCCTGAAACGGCGCATTATCTTGAGTTTCTTAAATCAGCATGGCGCGAAACCGATATTGATACCGTTCGCAAAATCCGTGAGCTCGCCGCATCAGGTCAATTGGGCTAA